Genomic segment of Gouania willdenowi chromosome 17, fGouWil2.1, whole genome shotgun sequence:
CaggcttttaatgttttcacgCTGGTTTAGATAAAAATTGAGggacaaagcaaaaaaaaaaaagagaaaagaaaatattgctGTTAAAGATTTTCTCCTGCGAGCAGTTTTAATGTCTTGGAAACTTTTAATAGCAATGAAGAGTGGTAAGATACTGTCACCGTTGTTCCCGCCCCCCTCCCCTTTGGTAAGGTGGGGGGAGAAGCTCGTCacttttgttcatttcttttttttttttttttttttttttcctgtgtgcTCCAGTATTGGTTATAGTCATGGGGAAGGAGGCGGTCCATGGTGGAAATCTTAACAAGAAAGCAcattcaatggctgattaccTGAGGAAGTCTGGATATTAAAGCAAGCTCCATCAACATTAGCagccccccccccaacacacactaCACCCCCACTCACCGTTTTGTGACTTCTTCTACAATTAGGTGGCATCCAAGGTTACTTCCTCTCACTTTTATACACTTCctcccccttttttttcctttattaaaaaaacaaccaaaccatACCACTTATTAAACATTATACTTTGTTTATGGCACTTCATAAAAAATGGCATGTTCATGGAAATGTTTATTAATAACCAAAAGTGTGCAGAAATGATCGCAAAAGTGTTAAACAAATTTGGACTCGCTTTGTATAACATTCACTTAGCTAGCGTTTGTAGCAGCAGGGAAGTGTACGTGTAATTTTTAGCTTCAGATGCTggagttcattttatttaattttttttatgcacGTAAGCATTTACAAGTTGCATGCATGCATACCCAAGTTTccacttggtttttttttccccttagcACGAAATTCTAGCCAAAAACCATGTCATTTCCTTGAAATAAGTCCTCCAGCTTCCATTTAAGTAagcctgttaaaaaaaaataaaaacaaccaaaaaaagagACAATAGTCCCCTGAATGAGATCGTTATGACTTGCCCTGATTGGTTGGAGTCGATCATGTGTCATTGGGCTGTAACGAGTGTTAGTTCAAGGTCATTGCTTCTCACCGCTGTGGACACGTCTGAGGCGTCTATCGCTCATTCAtcagcccctcccccctccccccatccATCAATGAAGGAGGATCAACGTGTGAACTTCTGGACGATTGTTACTCATCAACCTGTTGACTGTAAAACCATGTAACAAACACTACTCACTAATCATGTTCCATTAACCAATAAAAGCTGCATTATTGTCTTTACTATTATAGTACGAATGCGTTCTTACTGTAAAAACCCGAGGTCGCTGGTCTTCATCACCTTGGAATAATTTTGCCTTGTGCTTTTAGTCATCGAAGGTGTATTCATCAATTGTCATAGTACAGTACTTAGAAgtatattaaaaagaaaacgtGTACACAAAATATTGGAAATGGTGTTTtggttggattaaaaaaaaatttgtaaaaattgtcttgtgaagaaaaaagtaataattctgTGCCATAAAAAGTCCACAtttcatcagaatttttttttctttttttctttttgcccaAACGTTAAGTAACTTTGAATGGCACTTTTCCTACGGGATACTTTGGGTTTGTACAGAATTAAAACCACCACTAAAAGAcccatttgtattttttctttctgtttttatttttcttttgtcagaTTCCTTCTGCCACAGAATGGGTTCATTGCCATGAAATGAGATGTCTTGCTTACAGACTgatcaattaaactttattccaACCAGAGGTAATGTCTGAATGTCGTCTTTTCGTAGAAAGAATTTTGTCATTTCCTTTTACACTTGGGCACAGATTTACGTTGAAAGATATCCCATTGTTTACAGCATGACTTGGCGTTAACACAATAATGGAAActcatttaaaagtaatttaatgatacatttatttctGAGTGTGGCCTATTTACAGTAAATTGTATTAAATTACAGATGCTTTCTAAGTTAAAGGAATAAATGTAACAAtgcttattttatatatttaaatacaaatcaaataaaGCTTCTTTATAAGTGCAATTGAAGCACTTgagatgtatttttctttattgaaaTCCCCACTGGGATTTGCTTTTTAACAGTCAGGACCATTCCAAAAGTCCTCATCACATTAgttcaaatttgaaaaaagaaaaatatctaAGACAGGGACTAATAACTTTCTTGAATTATCTATTTTTGATGGTGAGTGGTACGATTAAATTTAACTACTTCAATCCACAAATGTGTACAAAAATCATTGCAACGACATTTCAATCACTGATCGGCAGTATTAGCTCCAAATATGTAacaagaattgtttttttttttttaaataaaacctgAAATGTAATATCTGGtcagtaatgtaacaaaaatccTGAGCcggaaatgtaataaaacccaaaatgttacaactggtcaataatgtaactaGATGCTGAGTCcaaaatgtataaatgttttGCCTTATATACACTCCTAATCAAAATTTTAAGACCAGTTGAAAAATTGTCAAATGACATTTTGCACTCTTGGATCTTAAGAAGGTTCTAAGTTGAGCTTCAAAATGCAAAACGAAGAAATGTGAATGagacaaaaaaattgcaattgtctatttgtacagttgccgtacggaTAACCaatggtgctattggtacggttaccgaagtaaaCGTACTTGGGTTTagggcaggggtgtccaattctggtcctcgagggccactatccagcatgttttagatgtttccctcttccaacacacctgattcaaatgatcaactcctcatccagctctgcagaagcctgataacgatcctaatcatttgaatcaggtgtgttggaagagggaaacatctaaaacatgctggatagtggccctcgaagaccggaattggacacccctggtttagggtaaggtttagtcttagtcacgtgacctaaactggccaaataggggcgttgcgtacggatagaagtgtgtatattgatacggcaaccgtacggatagccactgccaaacaAATTTGAgagcattttgttttttgtgaacaATAATTAAACTGAAACAGGCTGTTGAGCAGCTCATCAAAAGTTTAAGATCATAGTTGAAAAAAACAACCCTAAAACAgaactttaaagtttaaaaaaaggactCTGTAATGTGTAGCTGCTCCATTCTTTTTAATCACctcaaaaatgtctttgggcATGCTTGATGCTAATGTTTCCAGGAGAATAGTGGGAACGTTGCTCCAAGTGGTGAAGATGGCTTCATGGAGGGCCTTCACTGTCTGGAACTTCCCTTGCCATTCATCACTAAATGTTCTTGGATTGAGACACCTCAGCCTCTGCACAAGCTGAAGTTCCATTGTTCCATTGATTGAAAAAGCAACCCAGACCATGATGGGGCCCCCTCCACACAAGTGTGATTTCCTCTTCATGCAGTAATGTTAAAACCACCAGGACCATCAAGGTTGTTTGTTTCTCTCATCAGAGAAAACTTTCTTCCACCTTTCAGTGTCCCACTTTGGTTCTCTCGTGCAAACTCCAAACTAAGAGTTTTGTGGCATTGAAGGAGAAGAGGCCTTTGGAGATGTTTGTAGTTCTTTAAGTCCGTCTCTCACAGATGTTGTCTGATGGTTATTGGATCGTAGTCGGCATCAGTAACAACCTTCATTTGGGTCCAGGATTGTCCCGTGTCTTGACATACAGCCAATCGGATCCTCCAGCTTggggacagttttttttttttgggtctcACTTGACTTTTTGTTCCATAAGGATCTTTTAAGAAGTTCAAAATGATAGGAttatgtttagggttaggttataacccaaatAGGTttgtcttagtcacgtgacctaaactggccaaatggggcgctgcgtatggatagaatgtcggtatattgatacggcaaccgtacggatagcatttcctttttttaaagacatttaaaaaaaaaaacgtgtaagTGCTCCGACTTGGTGCCAATTATGAAATCAGTGTCTGTTTATATCCGAGCCTATTTCATTGAGTTTGGAATTGTGTCAGTGatgctaaaaaataataataataaattagactaataataagtGTGCCCATCCATGCTTTTTACATGCCCCCCAAATAGTGCATGAACTCTACATTGAAGCAATAGACTTACTCTATCATCTAGTGGCCCTCAATGACACTACAAGGCGGTACTTAAATTGAGTGTGtggaaaataacataaaaaacatggggatttttggttaaaaatgataatgaaaatgatcttaattaaaacatgaactgaaaatacaaaagtgaGGCTTGGTCtaacaccaggtgggagataaataaatctattgaggaggcactaaatactgtttaattccacttatttaccaatgtttttttatgtctcTTAACACTTTAATTACATCATTAAGTTTATAGTGGATTTTCTTCATAGTATTCTTATCAAAATCTTGTagctggacaaaaaaaaaacactacttcAGCCAAACAAATTTGAGAATTACTGCGTTTCAGAACATTTTACCTGTTCATGTCATTGTCCACTAGGGGGCAGCAGCGTTAGAGAGAAAAAAGCTGCAGATGATTCCAGCATCTAGTTACTAATCCACTGTACTGGGAAGAAGCTGCagtgaattgtgtttttaattcaaaacctgatttaaataacaaataaccATAGATTAAAACCTAAAATACCTCCTAGACCAGGGTtgtcaaactcgttttagttcaggggccaaacacgtagcagtttatcttaagtgggccacagaatgGAGGGTTTTCACCAACGTCACGTTTATCCGTTCAGTAACCCGGATGcccggccatattggaggcactcataggtaaacactgcgatggatacatgtccaaaaccacagaaaagctcgtcaaaatgtgttatagatgcaaaggcattcAGGGAATTTATTGATGGTGCAGATGATCCATACGAGTTGGCTCCCttgtcttggatcaatgatgaCTAGgagagtcttccgtctattTCGTATCCTGATATggtcaactacctggttttaaccctaacccaatctggGTCATCCTTTAGATAAAGTTCAGAGCTTTTaactggaatacaatgagaaatacagctctacattttagatctacattttaacaactgtaacattctattaaatgtgattatattaagtcaataatgccacatgcagtagcttgatatgaatgattatcacactagaaaataagctatcaacaattcacttacctgacaagaaatggggcGAACAAATTTGGATGTTGTCTAGATTTTTGCCttgtagatcctggtttagcgtCGCTAACCACTGATTGACactgttctccctgatttgctacaacttttggcagtctataaaactccaaatgtttttcatggtctgactgattgttacagccaaaaacacggcaataattcaccatttctgcttcatttacctgctgagtacctccaatatggccacttCCCGTAGATGACGCAGTGATGATGCgccgccgtgaaaaccctctatttaGGTAGGAAAATTAGGAATTTTTGCACCACATgacattttgacactttgaataacagaataaattaaagaaaacatttaggAAGTAaccttttttatgttacttttgactagatttacagcaatattttgcaatttgtgatatttacttttctcgtaaaaatatgtcaatgttaaatctaaatattaaatctaaacagAAAAGCCATtctaaatttgtttttattttggtacttctgatgaatttgcatattagttaggtaaatatttagtttcgccagtgacatttagatttagatttaacatttcaatataGATTAGatatttagaattaacatttagatttaacattgagatttttattttattttttgtcattttttttatttcaagcgaAAAGTGTGTcaagatgaaaacaaaagtgtAGGCTAgcaaataattaatattaacaaaatacctgcttcctttaaaaaaaattttctttAAGAAACAATAATATAGTTATTAAAACTACACCTACATACTGACTCATATTATACAGATATTACCACAGGTAACAATGATTTTTGAATACCAACAATGGTAAGTAACAAGGTAGACGGAATACCACAGGGGTAAGTAACATCGAATCTAACTGTTCACACAACATGAATACAATCAAACTTCATTATCTTTGTATTGCGTTAGATTGaatatctaacatttagatttcaatttcatatttagatttaacattgacatatgtGTGAGAAAGATTGATTTGTATGATTTGGTAAACATGTAGAAGTCTCACATTACCTATAATGAAGCAGAGAGAGGTTGAGCTAGAGCTGTTCTTCtgactgattgcctccacctgCAGTCCTCAGGTGTCTAATCAGACGTGATCAGCAGCAGAAGGAACTCTGCTAAATCTAtgtaaagtggtaaaaaaaatctctgCTCTTGTGGCACACAGTGCTGAGGCCATTTGCCTGTGTGCAGAGCtgctttctttttgtctttaaatcAATGGCGTGCAAAGAGTCCAAGGGCAGACAGAATCTTCTGCGTTTGGGACTTTTTGCGTGTGCTATCTCACTGTGCCATTGTGCGAGTGTAGCGGGGCTTCAGGCCCTGGATAATCTGAAGGAAAGCTCGAATCCAAGTCATAAACAAGCCCAGGGAACTCTTCTTCAGCATCACGGGAGGCTTCTAATAGGGCAGAACCAGAACCAACAAGGTGGTACCAATGGAACCAGGACGGACTTCCTGGATGTTGGAGCAGATGTCCAAGCAGACATGGGTATGTGTTTGAAACTAGAAACTCTGTAAGGAGATGTTGGCAAggaatgtatttgtatagtacGTTTCATAcccaaggcaattcaatgtgctttacatgattaaaaatgcaaaatgattatctatgaatctgtgatagaccacatttatttattgatctggataatagccactgttatccagtttagtattatttaggccatagtatgtagtcatcttaaagctGTAAATCCTCATTTTaaccagaaataaaatgggttcaaaatgaagaaaaataataaaggaggtgaaatgggattttaaaaaccacaaaaataggttaaaagttacaGCAAATTACAGTGGGCAAAACACACAgcggtaaaaagggttcaaagtgtcaattttagcttaaaagtggcagaaaaaattaggaacaattagtttaaactggcaattgatgggcatgacaaattgtgaatgtggttaaattgtcaaaaataagcatgaaataaggTGAAAAGAGATTCAATGTGgcaatgggtcaacatttgtatcattaggtggggaaaaaaagttgtggaaagggtttataagtgctgaaaatgaattgtaattagaaataatgcacaaaagacattgaaatttgattggAAAAAGTAGCAGAaaagagtaatgtagcaaaaaagccaaaatatggcaataaaaagtgatgaaaatgggtgacaatatggcaagtttggtgtagttgcagaaaaaaggtattttttaaGGCATTTGGCTACCTTTTAAGTGTCTTGCCACCCTAAATGTGGTCCTGACCCTAGGGTTGAGAAGCTCTGCTtcatgggaccatagtcatctgggttcaatGATAGATTTAGTCGTCTGCGTaactctgataatcaacctcactactttcagggattttagtaacattttaaacatgttgTATTCTTTAAGGTGAGTGGGCGAGACCAACACAACAAACTGGCCAAATGAATCGACCGATGCAGGACATGGCGACCGTACAAAGACTTCTTCAGTTGGAGCCAAAGGTTGAATGTACAGTGGATTCCATTATGCTACAGCTTCACGATGCTGCTTCCACCCCACTCATCTTCGTGGACAGAGGTACGTGTTTCTCCTTCAATGGAGCTAATAAATGTGATGTATTCCAACTAATGTTGGGCACTGAGAACCGGCTCCTAACGTCCGGTTCTGGAACTGTTACAAAGATGTTTGAATTTCGATAATTTTTTCAGTTCCCTaatgcccgcactagtttgtttccgcgGCTTGAATTACTCCGCCTGGCTTGATCTGGGTTTttataaaggtgcgttcacgcCGAACGCAACTGTaacgactgcagtcacttcaatcgcccgtaatgagtcgcttgaacatagtggcactcttagggttagggtcactCCCTCACTTTATCGCTGGGAAGAGAGAGTTGATCACTTTTCCGGCTGTACAGCGCCGGAGAAGTGATCAACTTACCGacttactaaaggatgagttcacccagaatgtaggcttattcaaaaAGTTAACTCCTTTAATTTTTCCCTGGTGAATTCAAGAGGTCCTGGCTGCAAACCTGCGCTGTAGCCGTCACACTGTAGCGGGAGCCTCGGCGATAACAGACAGTGACGCTtaaagttcacatttttcaactttgagcgactcgTCTTGCAGGACCTAGTtgccagaataataataatcttcctCAACTAGAACTGTTGGTTGATTTTctcacatgactgctccagtttgttttgttttgtttcacatctacctgggctgcagctctttgtttCTGCTGCCAACTTGTAGTGTTATTTCtgcaagtttcagttttacagttggggacccttgtaattgaataccctagttacagtatgggaaccaaaataaattgtatCAAGTaagtgaatgaataaaaatggccCGTGTAAAGGCTTTTGCAAATGAAAAaattctcctgtgaaatctgtgaccggtttacctgcacaactcaaagaatcggaatcgtttATAAGAAGGATCGGAATCGTTAAAATCTAAACAATGCCCAACCCTAATTCCAACACTCCTATTatccttagtttttttttttttttgcttcatattttatgacttttcctaatttgatgggtacacaCAACACTTTCATGATATTGATTGATTTGAATGAAACTTTGACCTGATTGTGGTGAtgcaggaaaggtcaaaggtcatcacCACaacaatagggttcatacttttgcggtcattaatgttgtcagtaaatttgaaaaaatttggatATAAATGAATTCTGATTCAAGTTtctcctgatggtggcgctagagaacaggtcatggtttcattatcaaaacCTTacttatgtattcaacaaataaagtgcctgacacaaaaacttggtcaacagtTTTCTGGAAATTatttttctggaggcaaatttcCAAgaggtcagattgaccccaagggtaaaaaaaaagttagtaaTATTTGTGGATAATAGGAGGATTAACCAAATTATCACTGAAAACGCTGGAATACGCACTAATATTGGTGGTTGGCAAGTGTTGCCACCAAAATCCCAAATATGCCTGCAGTCAGATTGACttcaagggtaaaatgtgttagtaatgaGGATTATACTAGgattaaacaaataataattttgaacTGTATTCTTCAGGTTATCGGTTGCCCCCGCTGCCCTTGTCCAAATTGCCGTCCAGTTGTGGTTACGACATCCAGTCAACGCACAGTAACTTGGTGTTGGTAGCACCGTACGATGGCTGCTTCGTTGCTCATGAGGTGAGGCGTCCTGATCTGAGGTCAGTTGGTGTGTTGACATGTTTTGGGTTTGTGTCGATGGTGGTAGGCAGACAGCTATGTTCTCCCGCTGCGCTGGTGGGGGTTACCTCTGAGGGTCTCATGTCCTGTGATCAAACAACTGTCGTCCAACCCTCCAATGGTCACCTGCCACGCTGAGGGCATGGTGGTGACCACGGAGTGGAACATCGCCGCCTCCAGGATTAAAGTTCACGGTGAGTTTAGATGCATGTGAGCAGCTTCTGCTTTTCTTTTGTGCATCAGGCAGTTGTTTATAAGCAACTGCCAGAGCTACGCAGAGTTTGTAGCTCGCAATAGCATTGAGACGCTACCTTTATCacaatgtgattgtatctgatctgagggtcacatgatcaacattcctatcagcattagaataaccaaactgagcattaacacaggaaacaatagAGTTTTTGGTATTTAAAATATTCTctaatttcatgtttttctggttattttttgttgtaatttgtcaCTTGtcttgtgtatatttgtcattttgcacatttttgtagtcattcttgagtgtttttttttttttaggcatttttgtgtgtatctttttcattttgtctatttttgttcttcttttgactttttggagtcattgtttgactaaaatgtcaagagttggcaAGAGTCAAACTCCAAACTACTTCtaacacaaacatttattttcagcagaaaaaagtgatttttggGGTTTTGTTACCCTTTATGACGATGAAGATTTAGGTTGAGACTTTAAAGGTTATGTAGATATTAAATAATTCCATTGTTTGTAACCTTGCATGTGTTTGATTTTGCAGTGAATGGGAACTGGGAGCCACTTCTGAAGGCTTCCCATAGATGTCGGTTCAGTGTAATTGAGCATCCCGAGGGTGTGGTCATCTCTATTCATTACGTGCCCTGTATCGACAAAAAGGTAAGCTGATTGTACAATTGAGCCCCCTGTAATTATACAACGCtgaggtttttgtgttttaggatGAATTGTATACGCTGGAGCTCTCTGGTGACGGAGAAACAAAGATCACATGTCCGTCGCTGTTGGTAGCTCCGCCTCAAGTCAGAAAAAACCTCACTGCTCCATCCAACCCTGGTTTAGGTCGTACCTCTTATCCAACTCACCAACAGCTAGATGCATCCCAGATTCCTGAGAACTTTCTTCAAAAACCATTGATGCAGAACGAAAACCCAAGCCCGACGCAGCAGAACGGCGGTCGCTCTCATTTGGCGTACTATATTTTTCACCCGCGTTTCCTCGACTCAAAGTCTTTAGCTCATGACAGCCCACCCACCGAGCTTTCCAAAAGTTCTTTATCGACAATGATGCCAACCATTCAAGCTATTCAAGACCCACGAGGGCAAATGTTTTACCATTTTCCTTTTCTGCCTCCGCCACCAGAATCTCCACCAACTTATAATCTGCCATCGGATAACTCAGGGGAACACTTTCACCCACCGGTTCTACCGCAGAAATCTGTCGACGTGCCTGCAACAATCCCTGCAGGTCCAGAACAACAAGTTGCCCATTTTCTTTTCTACCATCCCCAACAAGCACCACATCCCTCTCCTTTGGAAGTTCCTTTACCTCACCGTCAGTACCCTGAAAAATCACCTGTAAATCCTGAACCTAGGGATACATTTTCTGAGATGCCGGCTGTAAAGGAGAACACACAGGCACTGCAACCCGAGGCTGCTAACGGCCCAGCGCACCACCAGTCCTACCCTTTCTACCCCCAACAAGAGTCACCGATAGAACCCACTACTTTTCTAGCACCTCAGAATCAGGCCCCCAATGGAGTTCACTATCCCATAAAGCCAAAGGCATGGGATCAAGAATCCACTTTTTCACAACCAGCGTTTCCTCAAAGACAAGTTCTGCAGCCATTTCAGACTAATGTTCAACCCGTTGGGAAGTCTGAAGTGGAAATTTCTCAGGGCCATGTCCGTCCTCTATTGCATTCATCCTACCGAAAACCAAAGCCTGAAGTTCAGCCGTCTGAGACCTCTATTGTTAATCCTCGCTCACACAAAGGTGAACATCTGGAGGTCCAATTGCATCAACCGACACACTCGTACCCAACACTAACCTCTGAGAATCAGCCAAAAGGGAATTCTCCAACAAGACAAGTCCAGAGACCATGTGATCACTCCAAGGgaacaaatgacagaaatggAATAATTCCTACAGAGAAGCTTGAGACTAGGAGAACCCAGCAGGAGCAAACCTATCACCCACATGTTCCTCAGCAGCCCCAAAGCCCAGCAGCATATTTAGTCATTATCACGCACCAACCAgttcctcctccttttcctcctgTAAGTGACCCAGACTCCCCACAGAGCCCAGTTCCTGTGCAGTATGTTCCCTGTTCCCAGTTTTGTCCCACTGGATTTCCCAACTGCTGCCCGCAAATTGCATTTCATCAACACCTTCATCAGGTTTTTCCTGTTTTCACTGAGAGTAAAGAAGCTCCGGCTTTCTATGTGAACCCGCTCGTTCTCCATCCAGTTGTATATTCTGACACAGGCGACGGTTTGGGGTCTCCGGTTCCTCTAAAGGAGTCTGAGGTAAAGACATCGACTACAACCTCCCCCTCTCTGCCCGTTCTGTATCTCCCCCTTCCACCTGGCGATATGCAGCAACAATATCCACCAGAGGGCTACCCTCCAACTTGGCCAATGAATAATTTGAGCATGAGTGAAAATGTGAATATGCCTGTGTTTCCTTATTTTCAACCTGATTCGTTGTATCGACACTGGATGTACTCGCCACAACATCACCAGTACAAAAGTCAACAACCTTTTGTGATGTCCCCACCCCTGGCCTCGGATCCGCTTCCATTAAATCCGATTGTGGAACAAGAAGCTCAAAACGTTCCCTTCCCAAAGCCCAAACACGCCCTGCACCACGAAGGCGCAACTAGTCCCGATGTGTTGCTTTTTATTGACCAATATTTGCAGAAGCAGAGGAACAAACCCACTGCCATCAAACAAACATTCAACAAAAAACCCAGTGACCTTCAAAGCTTGACGCATCTGGACAATCAACCTGGGCATGATCGGTTTCTGGTTCCGTACAGTATGCTGCAAGATTCTCCTGTTGCTGTTGATACAAACAACTCCAAACTGAAGTCACCTGTGAGTGACTCCAAAAAGAACGCCTCTAAACATATTCAGAAGCTGGACTTTTACTCTGAAAAGAAGAGTTTTGCAGTGCAACAACACATCCCGCCAGGTTCGCAACACCTTAGTTTCAATGATTCTTTAAAGTCTTTCAGGGACATTGTACATGATTTGCACAAAGTTGCACAAAATCTGGGCAGGAATCACAGGAATGCAACTCCAAAAGATAAGAATTCAAATATAGCGCAGACACAGATCTCCCATTCTAATTGGTTAGGAGGGGAAAACTCAGATCCAGTTCTGGGTAATGTCCATTACATGCCGAGGAATGACGGGGGTGCACATTCCCCTCCCTCCAACAGGCGTCAGATTGTGATAAAACCCCAAGATCAGCTGAAAGTTGAACACCCAGAGTCACAGAAGGACTTTTGGCAATCCCTGCTGTCGTCTGGCCCTGGACAAAGTGTTCCACCTGAAGTCCTGGGAAAGACGGTTCAAAGGCGGAACGTGATCGCAGGTCAGTGAGTGATGGGTGAATCATAACTGacagaggttttgtttattgaaCCTTTTAACCTTGTTTTCATATATCTTGTGCAGGATTGAACCAAGCCCCGTTGgcagaacccggaagtgagaAGCATCGATAAACTATAgtttttttgaataaatgagtaaaaccaACATCCAAGCTTCATTAATTCAATTGTCACGAGTTACTCTTAAATATTCTAGAAGTGTAACGAAAGCTGTTGTATAGGTTTCTGTTGTGGTTGGTAGCCCCAAGCACAACCCCCTTGGACCTGGAGAACCGGTGGTTTTCTGTTGATTTTCCTTCCCTGAGTCACTGGTTCCAGTTATTTAAAGGCACCGAGGGCTCACCTTTTGCCACTGTCACTCAGCTACCAAAGCATTTCCAGGGCCACCAAAACGAGAAGGTGTGACTTCCTATTTGAGATGGACATTAATTCAAGgtttggtatgaagtagtgtttaatt
This window contains:
- the LOC114479550 gene encoding pollen-specific leucine-rich repeat extensin-like protein 1, which produces MVTCHAEGMVVTTEWNIAASRIKVHVNGNWEPLLKASHRCRFSVIEHPEGVVISIHYVPCIDKKDELYTLELSGDGETKITCPSLLVAPPQVRKNLTAPSNPGLGRTSYPTHQQLDASQIPENFLQKPLMQNENPSPTQQNGGRSHLAYYIFHPRFLDSKSLAHDSPPTELSKSSLSTMMPTIQAIQDPRGQMFYHFPFLPPPPESPPTYNLPSDNSGEHFHPPVLPQKSVDVPATIPAGPEQQVAHFLFYHPQQAPHPSPLEVPLPHRQYPEKSPVNPEPRDTFSEMPAVKENTQALQPEAANGPAHHQSYPFYPQQESPIEPTTFLAPQNQAPNGVHYPIKPKAWDQESTFSQPAFPQRQVLQPFQTNVQPVGKSEVEISQGHVRPLLHSSYRKPKPEVQPSETSIVNPRSHKGEHLEVQLHQPTHSYPTLTSENQPKGNSPTRQVQRPCDHSKGTNDRNGIIPTEKLETRRTQQEQTYHPHVPQQPQSPAAYLVIITHQPVPPPFPPVSDPDSPQSPVPVQYVPCSQFCPTGFPNCCPQIAFHQHLHQVFPVFTESKEAPAFYVNPLVLHPVVYSDTGDGLGSPVPLKESEVKTSTTTSPSLPVLYLPLPPGDMQQQYPPEGYPPTWPMNNLSMSENVNMPVFPYFQPDSLYRHWMYSPQHHQYKSQQPFVMSPPLASDPLPLNPIVEQEAQNVPFPKPKHALHHEGATSPDVLLFIDQYLQKQRNKPTAIKQTFNKKPSDLQSLTHLDNQPGHDRFLVPYSMLQDSPVAVDTNNSKLKSPVSDSKKNASKHIQKLDFYSEKKSFAVQQHIPPGSQHLSFNDSLKSFRDIVHDLHKVAQNLGRNHRNATPKDKNSNIAQTQISHSNWLGGENSDPVLGNVHYMPRNDGGAHSPPSNRRQIVIKPQDQLKVEHPESQKDFWQSLLSSGPGQSVPPEVLGKTVQRRNVIAGLNQAPLAEPGSEKHR
- the LOC114479549 gene encoding uncharacterized protein LOC114479549, with amino-acid sequence MACKESKGRQNLLRLGLFACAISLCHCASVAGLQALDNLKESSNPSHKQAQGTLLQHHGRLLIGQNQNQQGGTNGTRTDFLDVGADVQADMGEWARPTQQTGQMNRPMQDMATVQRLLQLEPKVECTVDSIMLQLHDAASTPLIFVDRGYRLPPLPLSKLPSSCGYDIQSTHSNLVLVAPYDGCFVAHEVRRPDLRQTAMFSRCAGGGYL